The nucleotide sequence CGCGTCTCGGCGGAGCGCTCGGGCGCGCTCAAGGACGGCGAAGCCATTCATGCGGGGCATCAGGAGGTCCAACAGGACGAGGTCGACCGCCCGTGATGTCAGGATTTTGATCGCGCTCGAAGCGTCGCGCGCCTCGAGCACTTCGCAGTCGTTCCCAAAGATGGTTCGAAAGCTGTCATGGATGCGCGCGTCGTCATCCACTGTGAGGAGAACCGGCCGGGACGTGGCCTTACGGCGGAGGGCAGACCCCTGGCGAGGCCGCAACGTGCCGACGGAAGGGCGAGTTACGGCTGGCTTGGCCACATAGGTGACGGGCTTGCCCACCATGCCCTCCTGGCCCGTCCTACATTGGAGACGACCGAACTGTGCGCCGGCGTGTGGGAGGGTCGCAACGTTCGGACCACGAGCGTCGATTCAGGAAATCAGATGGTTAGCGCGGTGCGGGCTCCACCAGTTGCACAGATTCTGGTCACAATGCACAGGATCAGTGCATCTCCTAAAGGCGCTCTCGGGGGCCCCTCGCTCCTGCAGGGCGGCGATCGGATGCGCCCCGCCATGGCGTACACTACGACGTCGGTGTCGACGATCCGCTTCGATCACATCGCCATCGCCGTCCCGCGCATGGCGGAGGCGACGCCGTTCCTCGTCGGCGAGCTGGGCGGCATGCCCACCTACGGCGCGCCGTCCGGCGCCTATCGCTTCGCCCAGTGGCGCTTCGACGGGGGCGGACGCCTCGAGATCCTCGAGCCGCTGGGCGAGGACGGCTTCCTGCATCGCTTCCTGGCCCGGCACGGCCCGGGCATCCACCACGTGACCTTCAGGGTGCCGCGCCTGTGCGAGGCGTGCGAGCGCGCCCGGGAGCACGGCTACGAGATCGTGGGATACGACGACTCGAATCCGCACTGGAAGGAGGCGTTCCTTCACCCCAAGCAGGCGCTCGGCATCGTCGTCCAGCTCGCCGAGACCTCGCGCGGCGGCGAGGGCCCGCCCCGCTGGCAGCCGCCGCCGGGACCGCCGGATCCGCCCCCACCCGTGACGATCGTGGGGCTGCGCCTGCGCGCCCACGCCCGTGACCGGTCGCAAGCGCAGTGGGCGTCTGTGCTGCAGGGCGAGTCCAGAGAGAGCGAAAACGGCCGGGTGATCTATCGGTGGCCGGGCTCGCCCATGCGTATCGCCGTCGAGATCGATGGCTCAGGCCAGGAAGGCCCGGTGGCGATCGAGCTGGCCAGCCACCGCCCGGTGTCACTGCCCGCGGGCGCGCACCCGGTCCTGGGCGCGGTCTTCACGCCGTGCCCGGCGCCCTGACCGGCGCCCGCGAGGCCCACTGGCCGGCGTCCGGCACACCGCGCGCCCGGTGCGAACCGCGCGTCTCACCCTCCGCAACCCGCTGCAGGCGGCAATGACAAGATATTCAACTAGTGCCGTTCCAACTATTCGCGCCTAGGAAGGCACCGTGTACGTCGTTCGTGGACAGATTTAGTATCAACAAGTTGGAACGGCACAAGCCGGCCCGCTGCGGGCCCCAAAGGGCGGGGCGCGGCCGGCACCCCCCGGCGCTTGCCCCTTCCCGGGCCGGTTCGGTCTTTGCAATCGTTAGCGGTTGATGCGGCTCTTTGTCGACGCTGCAGGCTCCTCGCCGATCAAGAAGCTCGGCCTGCCGGCCCTGTCGGCCGAGGACATCGACCGCTTC is from Candidatus Methylomirabilota bacterium and encodes:
- a CDS encoding VOC family protein, which encodes MAYTTTSVSTIRFDHIAIAVPRMAEATPFLVGELGGMPTYGAPSGAYRFAQWRFDGGGRLEILEPLGEDGFLHRFLARHGPGIHHVTFRVPRLCEACERAREHGYEIVGYDDSNPHWKEAFLHPKQALGIVVQLAETSRGGEGPPRWQPPPGPPDPPPPVTIVGLRLRAHARDRSQAQWASVLQGESRESENGRVIYRWPGSPMRIAVEIDGSGQEGPVAIELASHRPVSLPAGAHPVLGAVFTPCPAP